The Paenibacillus sp. FSL R7-0345 DNA segment GGAAGCGGGCTGTTTCAGCCAAGAAAATGTTGAAGCTGTAGCGCTTAGGAGTACCAGCCCCATACGAAGATGAAGAGGGTACCAAAAAGGGTGATCAAACCTACGAACAAGGCATAAGCAATGTTGACGTAGAGCTCTTTTTTGGTATCTGCCGATTCGCCGATGTGCATGAACACGAACAGCTGCAGGGAGGCCTGGATAATTGCAGTGACTGTCAGAACTACCACATTAGCTGTATGAGACAGATCGCCGTAGATAACAATCAGCGCAGCGGCTGAAAGGACCAGTGAGGCCAGATAGCCCATTACATGGCGGATTGGAAATAGTTGCTTTATCATGTCACATCAGTCCTTTCAGATAGACGAAGCTGAAGATGAAGATCCAGACAACGTCTAAGAAATGCCAGAACAGTGAGAAGATAAATGTTTTGTTGGCTGTAGCAGGAGTAATTCCCCGGCGCCACAGCTGGATCATGATGCCTACTCCCCACAGGAAGCCGAAGCTGACGTGGGCACCGTGCGTTCCCAGCAGTACGAAGAGACTGGAGAGGAAGCCGCTGGTCTGCAGTGTAGCACCTTCATGAACATAGGTGAAGAATTCATCGATCTCAATCCCGATAAAGCCGAGACCCATAAGCAGTGTAATGCCCATAAGGATCATCGTGGCTTTCTTGTGGCCCAGACGCATGGCATGCACAGCCAGGCCGATCGTGAACGAGCTGGTCAGGAGCAGGAAGGTCTCAGCCAGCACCGGTCCGATTTCGAACAGCTCAGGGCCGCTAGGGCCGCTGGCATAACGGTTAACCATTACAAAATATACAGTAAACAGCGTAGCAAAGAGCGGGATTTCAGCTCCAAGGAAAACCCAGAAGCCGAAGATTTTGTTACTGTTTTCTTCAGTTGAATATTCCAGCGGCTTCGACGCATCTATTTTCATACAGTCTCACCCCGCAGTTTCTTTTCAGTAGCAATAACTTCTTCAGCGCTCACATAGAAGCCGTGATCCTGGTCAAAGGACATTGCAGCCAGCATGACAATGACGCCGACTCCGGCAACGATAGCAGGAATCCACATGCTGAATACGAGGAAGAAGCCCAGGAAGAAGAAGATTACACCCAGGATAAACGGCTTCCCGGTATTGTTAGGCAAGTGAATCTTGGTGATTTTATCTTCGAACAATGATACTTTTTTCTGCTTCGCTTCCCAGAACGGATCCAGAGAATCAACTTTAGGCACAACTGCGAAGTTGTAAGCCGGAATCGGACTTGGTGTAGCCCATTCCAGGGTACGTCCATCCCAAGGATCGCTTGTTGTATCTCTCGGCATGTAGCGGGTACTCCAGTAGATGTTGTACACCAGCAACAGGAAACCGATAGCCAAACCTACCGCACCGACGAACGACAGCATATTCAGCGGACCGAAGCCGGTCTCTTCCGAATAAGTGTACATCCGGCGTGTCATCCCCATCAGACCGAGGAAGAACAGCGGGAAGAAGGTTACGTTGAAGGAAATAATGATCCACCAGAAGGCATGCTTGCCGAGACGTTCGTTCAGACGGAAGCCGAATACTTTCGGGAACCAGTAGTGGAACCCGGCAATAACGGCGAATACAGCGCCCGGAATCAGAACGTAGTGGAAATGCGCTACCAGGAACATCGTGTTATGGTACTGGTAATCGGCACTGGCCATAGCCAGCATGACGCCGGTAACCCCGCCGATGGTAAAGATCGGAATGAAGGCCAGCGTGTAAAGCATTGGTGTAGTAAAGGTTATTCTACCCTTACGCAGGGTAAACAGCCAGTTGAATATTTTGACCCCTGTCGGTACAGCAATCGCCATCGTAGTGATGGAGAAGAAGCTGTTGACCATTACGCCCTGACCCATGGTGTAGAAATGGTGCGCCCATACCAGGAAGGACAGGAGAGAGATGATAACCATACTGAATACCATTGACTTATATCCGTACAGGTTCTTTTTGGAGAAGGTGGCAATAATCTCACTGTATATACCGAAGGCCGGCAAAATAACAATGTATACTTCAGGATGTCCCCATACCCAGAACAGGTTGGCCCAGAGCATATCCATCCCGCCGTTGGCCATCGTAAAGAACTGTGAGCCGAACAGCCGGTCGAACATCATCAGTGCCAGTGCTACGGTAAGCACGGGGAAAGCGAAGACGATAATGATGTTAGTGATCA contains these protein-coding regions:
- the qoxD gene encoding cytochrome aa3 quinol oxidase subunit IV, encoding MIKQLFPIRHVMGYLASLVLSAAALIVIYGDLSHTANVVVLTVTAIIQASLQLFVFMHIGESADTKKELYVNIAYALFVGLITLFGTLFIFVWGWYS
- a CDS encoding cytochrome (ubi)quinol oxidase subunit III, whose translation is MKIDASKPLEYSTEENSNKIFGFWVFLGAEIPLFATLFTVYFVMVNRYASGPSGPELFEIGPVLAETFLLLTSSFTIGLAVHAMRLGHKKATMILMGITLLMGLGFIGIEIDEFFTYVHEGATLQTSGFLSSLFVLLGTHGAHVSFGFLWGVGIMIQLWRRGITPATANKTFIFSLFWHFLDVVWIFIFSFVYLKGLM
- the qoxB gene encoding cytochrome aa3 quinol oxidase subunit I; translated protein: MDLEKFKVHGEPLIYGAMISIALATIGILVGLTYFKKWGYLWREWLTTVDHKKIGVMYILAALLMLFRGGVDAMMMRLQTAAPEMKFLDAQHYNEVFTTHGLIMILFMAMPFIIGLMNVIIPLQIGARDVAFPRLNAVSFWLFFFGAMLLNISFVIGGSPDAGWSAYFPLASLEFSPTVGNNYYSLALQISGIGTLITGVNFIVTILKMRAPGMKLMKMPMFTWSVLITNIIIVFAFPVLTVALALMMFDRLFGSQFFTMANGGMDMLWANLFWVWGHPEVYIVILPAFGIYSEIIATFSKKNLYGYKSMVFSMVIISLLSFLVWAHHFYTMGQGVMVNSFFSITTMAIAVPTGVKIFNWLFTLRKGRITFTTPMLYTLAFIPIFTIGGVTGVMLAMASADYQYHNTMFLVAHFHYVLIPGAVFAVIAGFHYWFPKVFGFRLNERLGKHAFWWIIISFNVTFFPLFFLGLMGMTRRMYTYSEETGFGPLNMLSFVGAVGLAIGFLLLVYNIYWSTRYMPRDTTSDPWDGRTLEWATPSPIPAYNFAVVPKVDSLDPFWEAKQKKVSLFEDKITKIHLPNNTGKPFILGVIFFFLGFFLVFSMWIPAIVAGVGVIVMLAAMSFDQDHGFYVSAEEVIATEKKLRGETV